Part of the Novosphingobium sp. ZN18A2 genome, CCCGCCAGCGAACGCGAATCGATCTGCATTGACCGGCCCAGCAGGATCGCCGCGCCGCCCAGCGCCATGCCGATGGCCAACGCCTCGCCCCAGCGCGGGAGGCGGCGCATCATCACGATGCCCCAGACCATCAGCATCAGGCTGCCGCCGTTGCCGAACAGCGTTGCATTGGCAAGCCGCGTGCGTTCGATCCCGACGTGATAGCTCGCGATGTCAAGCGCGAAGAACACGCCCGCCGCCAGCGCGCCGATCATCACCTTGCGTTCAACGCCGGAAATGCGCTGCCCGGTCTGCCACGCGATGACCGCCAGCAGCGGCAGCGGCAGGAACAGGCGCCAGAACCCGGCCGAAACCGGGCCGGAATCTGCCAGGCGCACCCACCACGGCCCCAGTGCAAGCGCCACGTTGCCGGTCAGCAAGGCAAGAAAGGGCACGATCCGCGCCGCGCCGCCAAGCCATGCTTTGCGCGCGGTCAGGTTTTCTTTTGCAACTTGGGTTGCCTCGTCCATCGACGCGCCCTAGCTCTCTTGGGTCAAAGGGCGCGAACGATTTTTTCACGCGCCGTATCGGAAACATTCGCCGGAGAGTTCAAACCATGCACGATTCGCTGTTCCAACCGATCAAACTCGGCGCAATCGAAGCGCCCAACCGCATCCTGATGGCGCCGCTTACGCGCGGACGTTCCGAACCGGGCCACGTTCCGGGCGAACTGATGGTCGAATACTATCGCCAGCGCGCCAGCGCCGGGCTTATCATTTCGGAAGCGACCGGCATCAGCGTGGAAGGGCTTGGATGGCCCGCGGCACCGGGCATCTGGACCGCGGAGCAGACCGAAGGCTGGAAGAAAGTGACCGAAGCCGTGCACGAAGCGGGCGGCCGCATCATGTTGCAGATGTGGCACATGGGCCGCCTGGTCCACCCCGATTTCCTGAACGGAGAGCCGGGCGTATCCTCTTCCGCCAGCTGCGCGCCGGGCAACGCGCACACTCCGTTGGGCACCAAGCCCAATGCGCCGGCGCGCGCGCTGGAGCTGAATGAAATTCCCCGCGTGGTTGACGATTACGGCAAGGCCGCGCGCAACGCGAAGGAAGCCGGGTTCGACGGCGTGCAGCTCCACGGCGCGAACGGCTACCTGATCGACCAGTTCCTGCGCGATGGCGTGAACAAGCGCGAGGATGAATATGGCGGCACGCCCGAAAACCGCGTGCGCCTGATGCGCGAAGTGATGGAGCGCCTGATCGCCGAATGGGGCGCGGACCGCGTTTCCATCCGCCTTTCGCCCAATGGCGAGACGCAGGGCGTGGACGATTCCAACCCGTCGGCGACTTTCGGAGAGGCGGCGCGCGTGCTCGACAAGATGGGCATCTCCTTCCTCGAACTGCGCGAGCCGGGGCCCGACGGAACCTTCGGACAGACCGACGTGCCCAAGCAAAGCCCGCTGATCCGCACGCTGTTCAAGGGACCGCTGGTGCTGAACAGCGATTACACGGCAGAGCAGGCCGACGCCGACGTCGTGCAAGGCCGGGCCGACGCAATCAGCTTCGGCCGCCCGTTCATATCGAATCCCGATCTTCCCGCCCGCATCCGCGCAGGCGCCGAATGGGCGCCCAACGTCGATTTCCCGAAGACGTGGTACCTGCCCGGCCCGGTCGGCTACATTGACTATCCGGCGATGGATGCGGAAAAGGCGTCCGCACCCGCCGGCTGACCGGCGGCAACTGGAGACACACGCGCAATGACCCCCCGTTCCTGGCTTTTCGTTCCCGGCGACAGCGAGAAGAAGCTTGGCAAGGCCATGGAGACGGGGGCGCACGCCATCATCGTCGACCTGGAAGATTCGGTCGCACACAAGGCCAAGGCGCAGGCGCGCACGCTGGCCGTCCAGTGGCTGAAGGACCACGGCGCGCAGCCTGCCAGGCCGGGCGTGGAACGCTGGGTGCGGATCAATCCGATGGACGACCCGATGTGGCGCGAAGACCTGATCGCCGTAATGCCCGGCGCACCCGACGGGATCATGCTGCCCAAGGCATCCGGACCGGACCAGGTTCGCCTGCTTGCCGCCGAACTTTACGAACTGGAACAGGCGAACGGCCTGCCCTCGCTATCGACGCGCATCCTGCCGCTGGTCAGCGAAACGCCGATGGCGGCAATGACCATTCCCGCCTATCTGGATGCGCCGATGCCGCGCCTGTTCGGCATTACGTGGGGCGCGGAAGACCTTTCCGCCGCGATCGGCGCCACGCGCAAGCGCGATGCAAGCGGCGCGTGGACCGATACCTTCCGCATGGTGCGCAGCCAGGTGGTGCTGACGGCGCACGCGATAGAAATCGCCGCGATCGACACGCTCTATGCCGATTTTTCCGATCCCGAAGGGCTGAAGATCGCCGCCGATGAAGCGCGGCAAGACGGATTTGCCGGGATGCTGGCGATCCACCCGGCGCAAGTGCCCGTGATCAACGCCGCCTTCGCCCCCAGCGACGAAGAACTGGCAGAAGCGCGCGCAATCGTGGCCGCCTTCGAAGCCAACCCGAACGCGGGCACCTTGCAGGTGGCAGGGAAAATGGTCGACCAGCCGCACCTGAAACTGGCGCGGCAATTGCTGGCCGCCACGTAGGTCCGAAGCCCGCGATCAATCGCCCGTCGGCACGTCCGAGCCTGCGGCCTGTGGCTGGTTTGCGCCGGTTGCCGGGGCTCCGGTCGCAGGGGTGGCGGGGGCAATCGCCTCGTCAACCGCTTCCTGCGCCGCCTGCTTGTCCTCCGCGCTGGGCGGGGCGTCCTTTTCCGCCTTGCGCGGGGCGAGCGGCGCCTGCGATTTCGACCCGTCGAGGTCGATCATCGCATCGCTGACCGTTCCGGGCAGCACTTCCCCGCCGGCAGCGGCAGATTGCGCGGCGTCAGGCGCGGACTTGTCCTTGCCGCAGGCGGAAACGAGCGCGCTGGCGGCCAGAGCAGCGAGCAGGGCAGACTTGGGTATGGCGCGGGTCATCTGGAATCCTTCGGCGGGCACGCCCTGTCCAACGCGGCCAGGAAATCCCCGGCGCGCGCCAGCAATGCCCGATCCCATGCCGGGGGCGCAACCTCGATTCCCAGCTGTTCAAGGCTGGTGACGCCGAATTCGTCGATCCCGCACGGCACGATGCCGGTAAAATGCGCAAGGTCGGGCGAAAGGTTCACCGAAAATCCGTGCATCGTCACCCAGCGGCGGATGCGCACGCCGATGGCGCCGATCTTTGCCTCGCGCCCGTCCGGCCCGTTGGTCCAGATGCCCACGCGGCCTTCGGCGCGCCAGCTTTCCAGTCCGAAGTCGCCCAGCGTATCGATCACCCAGCCTTCCAGCGCATGGACGAAGCCGCGCACGTCGCGCGCGCGTTTGGTCAGGTCCAGAAGGATATAGCCGATGCGCTGGCCCGGCCCGTGATAGGTATAGCGCCCGCCGCGCCCGGCCTCGACCACCTCGAAACGCGGATCGAGCAGTTCGGACGGCGCGGCGCTGGTTCCGGCGGTATAGACGGGCGGATGCTCCAGCAGCCAGACCAGTTCGCGCGCATCGCCCGCCGCAATGGCGGCATTGCGCGCGGTCATGGCGTCAAGCGCGGTGCGATAGGGCACCGGCGCGAAATCCTGCCGGATTTCTATCGATTCGGCAGCGGGATCGGGGATCGTGGCAGGATTTTCCATCGCAAGCGCGAGATGGCCCGCCTTGCCGCGCCGCGCAAGTGCCCCCGCACATTTCACGCGGCGCTCCACGGGACTGTGCAGAGCCGCATCGCATCGCTAAACAGGGCGGGCAACTTATGGACCGGCCGGTGACAAAACTCGATATTTCCGCAGCATGGACCAGCGCAACGCGCATGGTTTCAGCCAACCGTGACATGCTTATGGCCATCGCGGGGGTGTTCTTCCTGCTGCCCGGACTGGCGGTGGCCGTGTTCATGGGCGATCCCGACATCGCGTCGAACGTCGATCCCAAGCAGGCGATGACGATCCTGGCCGAAACCTATCTTTCCGCCGCGCCGCTGCTGATCTTCGTCTCGCTTTTGCAGCTTACAGGGACGCTGATTGTGCTGATCGTGATGATAGATCCGTCGCGCCCCACCGTTGCCGAGGCGATCAAGCGCGGATTCGTGGCCACGCCGCCCTATTTCGGGGCGCAAGTGCTGGTCTATGTGGTGGGGGGCTTCACCATGCTGGCGCTGGCCAGCCTGCTGGCGGCAACGGGCGTCGCGGTACTGGCGGCCGCCGCGCTGGTGGCGCTTTTCGTCGCGATGGTGTGGGTATTGCTGCGCGTGTCGCTGGTCGCGCCGGTGCTTGCCAGCAGCGAAACGCGCAACCCGGTTACGGCGATAAAGCGCAGCTGGAGCCTGACGACGGGCAATTCGCCCTATCTCCTTGCGTTTTACGGGCTATCCGCGCTGCTGTTCTTCGTCGTTTACGGCCTGATCATGATGTTCGCCGGGGTCGTGCTGGCGCTGACCACGTCGGGATCGGTCCAGACGGTGCTGGCCGCGGTAGTATCGAGCGCGCTGTTTTCGGCCTGGCTGGTCTATTTCGCGGCGATGACGGCGGCGGTGCACCGGCAACTGTCCGGCCCGCCCTCTGGCGAAACCCGCGAAGTCTTCGAATAACAGGATAGGGGAATAACAGGGGAAGGGCGCGGATCGACGCGCGCCGGCCCTGCAGCCCCGCTGTTTCTTCCGGCCCTATTCCTTCCAGCCCCAGAAAAGCTGGCAAGGCAGCACGTTCCAGGGTTCGAAACCCTTGTCGATGTTCTTGAAGTGCAGCGCCATGAAATCACGGCACTTGGCGGAGAACTGGTAGACAAGGAACGCCCCGCCCTTGCGCAGCACGCGGTGCGTGGCGCCCGCGATCGCCGGGCCAACGCCATCGGGCAGGGTGGAGAAGGGCAGGCCCGACAGCACATAGTCGGCGTGGTCGAAACCGTGCGCCTTCACGATGTCCTCTACATCGGCGGCGGACCCGTTCACCGCGATAAAGCGCGAATCCCCGATCGTGCGCGTCAGGTATTCGATGAAATCGGGATTGGTATCGATCACGATCAGTGTGCCGTCGCGCGGAAGCCGGTCTAGCACCGGGCGGCAGAACGTGCCGACGCCGGGACCGTATTCGACGAAAAGCTTGCAGTTTTCCCAGTCGACCGGGGCCAGCATCTTGTTGATCGTGCGGCGCGAAGACGGGATGATCGATCCCACCATGACCGGGTGCTTGAGAAAGCCCTTGAAGAAAACACCCCAGGGTCCGAGCATTCGTTCTGCCTTGCGCTTTGCCCTGCGGAGCGCAGGCTCGCGCGCGGCTTGGGTGGAAGTCATTCGCGACAGTATCCTTTTCACGCAATATTGCGCTTTGGCGGGGCCGTCGCAAATTTGCCGACCGATTGCAAGCGTGGCCGGCACGGCGTAACGCTTCGGCACCAGAGGGGAGAGCCAAGTCGTGACAGCATCGTCGACCGATGCCAGCCGCCTGCCGCGCGACCGGCTTGCGCTGCTTTTTACCGTGATGCTGACCACCGCCGCGGGCAATACCGCGATGCAATCGGTCATGCCATCGATCGGCACGCACCTTGGCGTTGCCGACGTGTGGGTAAGCCTTGCCTATTCGTGGTCCGCGCTGCTGTGGATGCTGCTGGCCCCGTTCTGGGCCCGCCGGTCCGACCGGCGCGGACGCAAGGCGATGATGGCGCTGGGCCTGTCGGGTTTCGCGCTGTCCTTCGCGCTGTGCGGGGCGGTGCTTTATGGCGGGCTGAACGGCTGGCTTACCGCCGGCATGACGATGGCGCTTTTCGCGCTGTTCCGTTCGCTTTACGGCGGCTTCGGCTCGGCCGCGCCGCCCGCCGTTCAGGCTTATGTCGCCAGCCGCACGGACCGCGCCACGCGCACCAGGACGCTGGCCATGATCGTTTCCAGCTTCGGCCTTGGCACGGTGATCGGCCCCGCGCTGGCGCCGCTGCTGGTATTCCCCGGCCTTGGGCTGGTCGGCCCGTTCGTGGCTTTTACGGTCTTCGCGGTCGTCGTGCTTGTCCTGCTGCGCCTGCGCCTGCCCAACGACGATCCGCGCTATGCCGCGCGCGGAGAGATCGTGGGCGATCCGTACAGCGCCGCATCGGGCGCACGCAGCCTTGCGCGGCGTCATTCCGGAGAGGACATCGCCGAGGACGAGAACCTTGACGAATTGCGGCAGGACGAAAGCCGGCCGCACGGCAAGCTGCACTGGACGGACGCCCGGCTGCGGCCCTGGCTGCTGGCCGGCGTGTTGGGCGGGCAGGTGCAATCGATGATGCTGGGGATCATCGGCTTCCTCATCCTCGACCGGCTGGGCCTGCGCAGCACGCCGGACCTGGGCGCGGGGCCGACCGGCCTTGTGCTGATGAGCGGCGCGCTTGCCACCCTGCTGGCGCAATGGGGCCTGATCCCCGGCCTTTCGCTCGGCCCGCGCACCGCGGCGCTGTGGGGAATAGGGCTTTCAGGCATCGGTGTGCTGGGCGTGGCGCTGGGGCCGAACCTTCACAGCCTGGCCGCGGCCTTCGCGATCTGTTCGCTGGGATTCGGCCTGTTCCGGCCCGGTTTCACATCGGGGATGAGCCTTGCGGTCGCCCCGTCGGAACAGGGGCAGGTCGCGGGGATCGTCGCGGCGGTGAACGGATCGGCCTATATCGTCTCGCCGGCGATCGGCGTGTTCCTTTACGACCATGTCGAAGGCGTGGCGTGGATCATCATCGAGGCGTTCTGCATTGCCGTGCTGGCCGTCGGTATGAAGGGGCTGCCGCGCGACGAGGTGGAATAGGGGTTGAATCCCCACTGCGCGTGACCGGACGGACACGTTCACGTCCCGTTCGCGGCAAGCACCGGATTACCAACCCGAATCGACACAAACCGTGTGGAAAACGGGGGAAAACCGCCTTGTTGTGACGATTCGCGAGGGTTAAGCGAATCAGTTACATCCTGCCTGCTTTTCCGGGCAGCCGCACCTCACGGAAAAAAGCCGACCGAATGACCGTGCCGCTGATCTCCCCCTCTATCCTTTCCGCCGATTTCGCACGGCTGGGCGAAGAAGTGCGCGCGGTGGACGCCGCCGGGGCCGACTGGATCCATGTCGACGTGATGGACGGGCATTACGTGCCGAACCTCACCATCGGGCCGATGGTGGTAAAGGCGCTGCGCCCGCACAGCGACAAGCCGTTCGACGTTCACCTGATGATCAGCCCGGTCGATCCCTACCTCCAGGCTTTTGCCGATGCCGGTGCGGACCACATCATCGTCCACCCCGAAGCCGGGCCGCACGTCCACCGCACGCTTCAGGAAATCCGCCGCCTGGGCAAGAAGCCGGGCGTATCGCTCAACCCCGGCACACCGGCCAAGATGCTCGACTACCTGATCGACGAGGTCGACGTTGTCCTGATCATGAGTGTCAATCCCGGTTTCGGCGGGCAGAAGTTCATTTCCAGCCAGCTTCGCAAGATCGAGGCGGTGCGCAAGATGATCGAAAAATCGGGCCGCAAGATCTGGCTCGAGGTCGATGGCGGCGTCGATCCGCAGACCGCGCCGCTATGCGTCGATGCGGGCGCCGATGTGCTCGTGGCCGGATCGGCCACGTTTCGCGGCGGGCCGGATTGCTATGCGGCCAATATCGCCGCACTAAAGGGAGCCGGCTGAACCATGGCGGAAGATGGCGTCACTATTGCCCGGGGCACGACCCGCGACCGTGACGCCTTTCGCCCCGCGATCCCGCTCGGCGCCGGAGAGGAGGCCCACCTTATCGAGGACGCTGCCCAGCCCGACAGCAACGATGCGGCCGAATCCGGTTCAGTATTGGCCGCTTCGGAATTGGCCGATGACGTCATGCCGGAAACCGCAATACCCGACAGCGATATGACCGGGACTGGCAACCTCCCGCCGGATGAGGTGATCCAGCCGGGCCGCGCGCTGACCGTTACCGATTTCTCCGCGCCCGCGCTCGGCATGGGTGAACGCTTCGTGCGCTTCGCCTATGCGATGGGCCTGCCCTCCACGGTGCTCCACCCTTTCCGCAAGAGCGCGAAGCCGCGCCTGCTGGCCACCGTCACCAACCCGCTGGCCGGAGACAAGGTGGCGGGCACCGCGCTGCGTGCCGGGCACTTCCTGCTCCACGGCGTGAAGGCGCCTATCGCGGATACGGAGTTTTCCGGCCCGCGCCTTGCCCCGCCGTTCGAACGCATGGTGCACGGCTTCACCTGGCTTGCCGACCTTGAAGCCTGCGCCCCGCGTCAGCAGTGCACGCAAGTGGCCGAACGCGTGCTGGGCGCATGGCTTTCCGCCAATCCCCAGCCGGACCGGACGCCCGCGTGGGACGTGGGCAACGTGGGCCACCGGCTGATGAACTGGCTGGTTCACGCCCCGCTGATCCTTTCGGGCGACAAGCAGTCCCGCGCGAAAGTGCTGATCACCATGCTGGCCACCGCGCGCTGGCTGGACCGGCACGTGGGCAAGGCGCAGGACCGGCTTGGTGAAGTGGCCGGATGGTGCGGCATCGTTGCCGCCGGCCTTCTGCTGGAAGGCGGGAAGGCGCGGCGGCTCTATGGCGAAATGGGGCTGATCCGCGCGCTGGGCGAACTGGTGGGCGACGATGGCGGCGTCCTTTCGCGCAGTCCGCTGGGGCAGATAGAGGCAATCGCGCTGCTGGTGCGGCTGCGTGCCTGCTATGCGGCGGTGCGGCGCGATCCGCCCGAACAGATCGACGTCATGCTGTCGCTGCTCGTGCCGCCGCTGCTGGCGATGCTGCACGGTGACGGCGCCGTGGCAAGCTGGCAGGGCGCGGGCGCGGTCACGGCGGAACGGATAGAGGCGCTGATCGCGGCCAGCGGCGTGCGCACCCGGCCTTTGCGCGATGCGCGCCAGTGGGGATACCAGCGCGTTTCGGCGGGCAAGGGCGTGCTGATCATGGACGCCGCGCCGCCGCCACTGGCCCGGCACGCACGGTGCGGCTGTGCATCGACGCTGGCGTTCGAATTCAGCCACGGCGCGCAGCGCATCATCGTCAACTGCGGGGGCGCGGCGTTCGCGGGCGGGATGATCCCGCTGCGGCTGGAACAGGGCCTGCGCGCCACGGCCGCCCATTCCACGCTGGCGATAGACGATTTCAACTCCACCGCGGTGCTGATCAACGGCCGCCTTGGCTCCGGGGTATCCGAAGTAGAGCTCGACCGGCGCACGCTGGCGGCGGACAGCGGGCCGGGCGCGACGCGGATAGAGGCCAGCCACAATGGCTATGTCCCGCGCTATGGCCTTACCCACCGCCGCATCCTGATCCTGCGTGACGACGGCAGCGAGCTGCGCGGCGAAGACCTGCTTGTGCCCGCCGGCCGCAAGGGCAAGCGCGGAACGATCGGCGTTGCGTTGCGCTTCCACCTTGCCCCGCACGTAGAGATAGCGCAGGGCGAGGACGGGCAGGGCGTAACGCTCTCGCTGCCCGATGGCAGCCTGTGGCAGTTCCGTTCGGGCCGCGATGCGATCAGCGTGGAGGAAAGCCTCTGGGCAGATGGCAGGGGCCGCCCGCACGGCACGCGGCAACTGGTTATCGCGGCCAAGGTTCCGCGCAGCGGGGAGACGTTCTCCTGGCTGCTCAAGAAGATGAGATAGGGAAGCAAAAATCGTGAGCGAGGTTAAGATCCGCCGGGCACTTCTTTCAGTGTCCGACAAATCCGGCTTGGCAGAGCTGGGCAAGGCGCTTGCCGGGCGCGGCGTGGAACTGGTTTCGACCGGCGGCACCGCAAGGGCGCTGCGCGACGCCGGGCTGGAAGTGCGCGACGTATCCGACCTTACCGGATTTCCGGAAATGATGGACGGCCGGGTGAAAACGCTGCACCCGATGGTCCACGGCGGATTGCTGGCCGTGCGCGACAACCCCGAACACGCCGCCGCGATGGCCGAACATGCCATCGGCGCGATCGACCTTGTGGTGGTGAACCTCTATCCGTTCGAGGCAACGGTCGCCAAGGGCGCGGATCGCGACACGATTATCGAGAACATCGATATCGGCGGTCCCTCGATGGTGCGCTCTGCCGCGAAAAACCACGCCTATGTGACGATCGTGACCGATCCGGCCGACTATGACGGCCTTCTGGGCGAGCTTGACGCGAACGACGGCGCGACCACCACGGAATTCCGCAAGCTGATGGCGGCCCGCGCCTTCGCGCAGACCGCCGCCTATGACGCGATGATCAGCCAGTGGTTCGCCTTTGCCGACCAGCAGGAAATGTTCCCCGAGATGCTGGCGGTGAACGGCCGCCGCGTGACCGAACTGCGTTATGGCGAAAACCCGCACCAGCGCGCCGCGCTCTACACGCCGGTCGGCCCACACGCGAAGGGTATCGCGCAAGGGGAGCAGGTGCAGGGCAAGGCGCTTTCGTACAACAACTACAACGATGCCGACGCCGCGCTTGAGCTATGCGCCGAATTCCGAGGGCAGGGGCCTTCGGTGGTAATCGTGAAGCACGCCAACCCCTGCGGCGTGGCGCAGGCCGATACGCTGCTGGACGCATGGAAGGGTGCGCTGGCGTGCGACGATGTTTCGGCCTTCGGCGGTATCGTTGCCGTCAACCAGACGCTTGACGGGCCGACCGCCGAAGCGATTTGCGAGATATTCACCGAAGTCGTCGTCGCACCCGATGCCGACGATGCCGCGCGGGCCGCTTTCGCGAAGAAGAAGAACCTTCGCCTGCTGCTTACCGGCGACCTGCCCGATCCCCGCCGTGGCGGGTTGCAGGTAAAGCCGATCACCGGCGGCCTGCTGGTGCAGACGCGCGACAACGGCGCGATTTCGGAAGCAGACCTGAAAGTCGTGACCAAACGCGCACCGACCGAACAGGAACTGAAAGACTGCCTGTTCGCCTGGACCGTGGCGCGCCACGTGAAGTCCAACGCGATCGTCTATGCCAAGGACGGCGTGACCGCCGGTATCGGCGCGGGCCAGATGAACCGGCGCGATTCCAGCCGCATCGCCGCGATGAAGGCGGCAGAGGCGGCGGAGAAGTTCGGCTGGGCAAAGCCGCGCACGGCGGGCAGCGCCGTTGCATCGGACGCGTTCTTCCCCTTTGCCGACGGCTTGCTGGCCGCCGCCGAGGCGGGCGCGACCGCGATCATCCAGCCGGGCGGATCGATCCGCGACGAAGACGTGATCGCCGCGGCCGACGAAGCGGGCCTTGCGATGGTCTTCACAGGAATGCGGCACTTCCGGCATTGATCGGCCTTTGGCCGATCAATGTGGTCGGATTGCCGCCAGTCTTGCCGACCTGATACCTGGTTCAATCGGCAGTCTGGCGGAACCGCACCGGCCCGCTCCCCCACCCGGCCACCCGATCAGGATAATTCCATGGGTGGCCGGGTGGGGGAGTGGGCCGGTGCCGTAAGGCGTGGCCGGACGGCCATGCCGTCCGCCGGTCCGACAGCCGGATCAGGCGTCACGCCTGCCCGACCGGCGGCCATCAAGCCTCAACGATAAAAAATATGATTATCGATGCGCGCGACGCGGTGGTGGCTCCAGCGCGGCGAGACATAGGTCGCGTGGAAGAACAGCGCGCCCTTGGCGGGATTGGTCCACGCATTGTC contains:
- a CDS encoding DMT family transporter is translated as MDEATQVAKENLTARKAWLGGAARIVPFLALLTGNVALALGPWWVRLADSGPVSAGFWRLFLPLPLLAVIAWQTGQRISGVERKVMIGALAAGVFFALDIASYHVGIERTRLANATLFGNGGSLMLMVWGIVMMRRLPRWGEALAIGMALGGAAILLGRSMQIDSRSLAGDLFCILAGFFYGFYILLLHDARARFGSWALLLLASMAAAPVLLAIALLRGEPVWPHSWGPLVALALGSQVIGQGLLVYSFRHFTPLVIGLALLTQPAVAVLVGWTVFGEDMGRMDALGMALVAGALVLSRRFDPKDDPPEPAGND
- a CDS encoding alkene reductase: MHDSLFQPIKLGAIEAPNRILMAPLTRGRSEPGHVPGELMVEYYRQRASAGLIISEATGISVEGLGWPAAPGIWTAEQTEGWKKVTEAVHEAGGRIMLQMWHMGRLVHPDFLNGEPGVSSSASCAPGNAHTPLGTKPNAPARALELNEIPRVVDDYGKAARNAKEAGFDGVQLHGANGYLIDQFLRDGVNKREDEYGGTPENRVRLMREVMERLIAEWGADRVSIRLSPNGETQGVDDSNPSATFGEAARVLDKMGISFLELREPGPDGTFGQTDVPKQSPLIRTLFKGPLVLNSDYTAEQADADVVQGRADAISFGRPFISNPDLPARIRAGAEWAPNVDFPKTWYLPGPVGYIDYPAMDAEKASAPAG
- a CDS encoding CoA ester lyase, which encodes MTPRSWLFVPGDSEKKLGKAMETGAHAIIVDLEDSVAHKAKAQARTLAVQWLKDHGAQPARPGVERWVRINPMDDPMWREDLIAVMPGAPDGIMLPKASGPDQVRLLAAELYELEQANGLPSLSTRILPLVSETPMAAMTIPAYLDAPMPRLFGITWGAEDLSAAIGATRKRDASGAWTDTFRMVRSQVVLTAHAIEIAAIDTLYADFSDPEGLKIAADEARQDGFAGMLAIHPAQVPVINAAFAPSDEELAEARAIVAAFEANPNAGTLQVAGKMVDQPHLKLARQLLAAT
- the lipB gene encoding lipoyl(octanoyl) transferase LipB, with translation MENPATIPDPAAESIEIRQDFAPVPYRTALDAMTARNAAIAAGDARELVWLLEHPPVYTAGTSAAPSELLDPRFEVVEAGRGGRYTYHGPGQRIGYILLDLTKRARDVRGFVHALEGWVIDTLGDFGLESWRAEGRVGIWTNGPDGREAKIGAIGVRIRRWVTMHGFSVNLSPDLAHFTGIVPCGIDEFGVTSLEQLGIEVAPPAWDRALLARAGDFLAALDRACPPKDSR
- a CDS encoding methyltransferase domain-containing protein codes for the protein MTSTQAAREPALRRAKRKAERMLGPWGVFFKGFLKHPVMVGSIIPSSRRTINKMLAPVDWENCKLFVEYGPGVGTFCRPVLDRLPRDGTLIVIDTNPDFIEYLTRTIGDSRFIAVNGSAADVEDIVKAHGFDHADYVLSGLPFSTLPDGVGPAIAGATHRVLRKGGAFLVYQFSAKCRDFMALHFKNIDKGFEPWNVLPCQLFWGWKE
- a CDS encoding MFS transporter, whose product is MTASSTDASRLPRDRLALLFTVMLTTAAGNTAMQSVMPSIGTHLGVADVWVSLAYSWSALLWMLLAPFWARRSDRRGRKAMMALGLSGFALSFALCGAVLYGGLNGWLTAGMTMALFALFRSLYGGFGSAAPPAVQAYVASRTDRATRTRTLAMIVSSFGLGTVIGPALAPLLVFPGLGLVGPFVAFTVFAVVVLVLLRLRLPNDDPRYAARGEIVGDPYSAASGARSLARRHSGEDIAEDENLDELRQDESRPHGKLHWTDARLRPWLLAGVLGGQVQSMMLGIIGFLILDRLGLRSTPDLGAGPTGLVLMSGALATLLAQWGLIPGLSLGPRTAALWGIGLSGIGVLGVALGPNLHSLAAAFAICSLGFGLFRPGFTSGMSLAVAPSEQGQVAGIVAAVNGSAYIVSPAIGVFLYDHVEGVAWIIIEAFCIAVLAVGMKGLPRDEVE
- the rpe gene encoding ribulose-phosphate 3-epimerase, with product MTVPLISPSILSADFARLGEEVRAVDAAGADWIHVDVMDGHYVPNLTIGPMVVKALRPHSDKPFDVHLMISPVDPYLQAFADAGADHIIVHPEAGPHVHRTLQEIRRLGKKPGVSLNPGTPAKMLDYLIDEVDVVLIMSVNPGFGGQKFISSQLRKIEAVRKMIEKSGRKIWLEVDGGVDPQTAPLCVDAGADVLVAGSATFRGGPDCYAANIAALKGAG
- a CDS encoding heparinase II/III family protein; protein product: MPETAIPDSDMTGTGNLPPDEVIQPGRALTVTDFSAPALGMGERFVRFAYAMGLPSTVLHPFRKSAKPRLLATVTNPLAGDKVAGTALRAGHFLLHGVKAPIADTEFSGPRLAPPFERMVHGFTWLADLEACAPRQQCTQVAERVLGAWLSANPQPDRTPAWDVGNVGHRLMNWLVHAPLILSGDKQSRAKVLITMLATARWLDRHVGKAQDRLGEVAGWCGIVAAGLLLEGGKARRLYGEMGLIRALGELVGDDGGVLSRSPLGQIEAIALLVRLRACYAAVRRDPPEQIDVMLSLLVPPLLAMLHGDGAVASWQGAGAVTAERIEALIAASGVRTRPLRDARQWGYQRVSAGKGVLIMDAAPPPLARHARCGCASTLAFEFSHGAQRIIVNCGGAAFAGGMIPLRLEQGLRATAAHSTLAIDDFNSTAVLINGRLGSGVSEVELDRRTLAADSGPGATRIEASHNGYVPRYGLTHRRILILRDDGSELRGEDLLVPAGRKGKRGTIGVALRFHLAPHVEIAQGEDGQGVTLSLPDGSLWQFRSGRDAISVEESLWADGRGRPHGTRQLVIAAKVPRSGETFSWLLKKMR
- the purH gene encoding bifunctional phosphoribosylaminoimidazolecarboxamide formyltransferase/IMP cyclohydrolase: MVSEVKIRRALLSVSDKSGLAELGKALAGRGVELVSTGGTARALRDAGLEVRDVSDLTGFPEMMDGRVKTLHPMVHGGLLAVRDNPEHAAAMAEHAIGAIDLVVVNLYPFEATVAKGADRDTIIENIDIGGPSMVRSAAKNHAYVTIVTDPADYDGLLGELDANDGATTTEFRKLMAARAFAQTAAYDAMISQWFAFADQQEMFPEMLAVNGRRVTELRYGENPHQRAALYTPVGPHAKGIAQGEQVQGKALSYNNYNDADAALELCAEFRGQGPSVVIVKHANPCGVAQADTLLDAWKGALACDDVSAFGGIVAVNQTLDGPTAEAICEIFTEVVVAPDADDAARAAFAKKKNLRLLLTGDLPDPRRGGLQVKPITGGLLVQTRDNGAISEADLKVVTKRAPTEQELKDCLFAWTVARHVKSNAIVYAKDGVTAGIGAGQMNRRDSSRIAAMKAAEAAEKFGWAKPRTAGSAVASDAFFPFADGLLAAAEAGATAIIQPGGSIRDEDVIAAADEAGLAMVFTGMRHFRH